The following proteins are co-located in the Eublepharis macularius isolate TG4126 chromosome 5, MPM_Emac_v1.0, whole genome shotgun sequence genome:
- the FANCE gene encoding Fanconi anemia group E protein, whose amino-acid sequence MDSPSIPWLQRFDKSSRLLLCTLMTGPEAALAAFRTLQRSQSKEDPRQGFDWQDFTEKLCAPEPVLQGPEQTLFLKPLLLLLPVLCQRNLFSLLLMVKSVVPKHLLVRLLETSKQEPSSDLWVQRLKDLLQVELQEKSSLTPVLLTDACQKQLKDLCQKVMAPSSNNPGLERKLSWYIKQTDPCLGMDEIAPASTSQIKKSKKVSEDPISPEEERQRKRARLEVDESDSELFKPHVVQQRSGAIRTGNELMMKTSGNEDVHSETNNIYQNSQKEERVEMRGTTQGSQMDTTAEVPDHVKKHVPKLKELLAMQCDHSDGTAPPELQVLNECTPGQLEGLCSLLQLSECPENELLQFCTWLVALSPDLSYSYATILVGKLFLPRVLALSEPASWPLTMALMMFCSKYARPVCCTLIPSIVQAPGKGLEQMKLVCKIIEECLEPEYVRLVFSQTVEMSWSEELLAVVHSLLERQVELSAELFNLLVSNVCQMAQEFSRSMHYAKLVLTLLTKYQSSITSAHQYRLSGVLDLNETILKKSLQIALKRVTSR is encoded by the exons ATGGATAGTCCTTCAATTCCTTGGCTGCAGCGATTTGATAAGTCTTCCCGCCTCCTCCTCTGCACATTGATGACTGGGCCTgaggctgccctggctgccttccGAACCCTTCAACGGTCCCAGTCTAAGGAAGATCCAAGGCAGGGCTTTGATTGGCAGGACTTCACAGAGAAGCTGTGTGCTCCAGAGCCTGTGCTCCAAGGACCTGAGCAGACCCTCTTCTT AAAACCATTATTGCTGCTTCTTCCAGTATTGTGCCAAAGAAatctcttttccctgctgcttaTGGTAAAGTCTGTAGTGCCAAAACACTTACTTGTCCGTCTGCTTGAGACCTCCAAGCAGGAACCTAGCTCAGACCTGTGGGTACAGCGATTGAAGGATTTACTACAGGTAGAGCTGCAGGAGAAGAGCTCTTTGACTCCAGTCCTACTAACAGATGCTTGCCAGAAGCAACTGAAAGATCTATGTCAGAAGGTTATGGCCCCCAGTAGCAACAATCCTGGTTTAGAAAGAAAATTAAGCTGGTATATTAAACAGACAGATCCCTGCTTAGGAATGGATGAAATTGCCCCTGCCTCTACATCTCAGATTAAGAAAAGCAAGAAAGTAAGCGAGGACCCCATAAGCCCTGAAGAGGAGAGGCAGAGAAAAAGGGCCCGACTGGAAGTAGATGAATCGGATTCAGAACTTTTCAAACCACATGTTGTGCAGCAGAGATCTGGTGCAATTAGAACAGGAAATGAGCTTATGATGAAGACTTCTGGAAATGAAGATGTTCACAGTGAAACCAACAACATATATCAAAATTCTCAAAAGGAGGAAAGAGTAGAAATGAGAGGGACTACTCAGGGTTCACAAATGGACACTACAGCAGAGGTCCCTGATCACGTCAAG AAACATGTCCCAAAACTTAAGGAACTTTTGGCGATGCAGTGTGAT CATTCTGATGGGACTGCCCCTCCTGAGCTACAGGTCTTGAATGAATGTACCCCAGGGCAG cTAGAAGGTCTCTGCTCATTACTTCAGCTCTCAGAATGCCCAGAGAATGAGCTTCTGCAGTTCTGTACTTGGCTGGTGGCGCTGTCACCCGATCTTAGCTATAGTTATGCAACGATACTGGTTGGAAAGCTTTTTCTACCTCGG GTTCTTGCACTGTCTGAGCCGGCCTCGTGGCCACTCACAATGGCCCTGATGATGTTCTGTTCGAAATATGCTCGCCCAGTCTGTTGCACCTTAATTCCTTCAATTGTTCAGGCTCCAGGGAAAG gCCTTGAGCAAATGAAACTAGTGTGTAAGATAATAGAGGAGTGCTTAGAGCCTGAATATGTGAGACTAGTATTCAG CCAAACTGTAGAGATGTCATGGTCAGAAGAGCTCCTCGCAGTTGTGCATTCATTGCTAGAAAGACAG GTCGAGTTGTCTGCTGAGCTCTTCAACTTGTTAGTTTCAAATGTTTGCCAAATGGCTCAAGAGTTTTCCAGATCAATGCATTATGCGAAGCTGGTTCTCACTCTGCTGACCAAATACCAAAGCAGT aTTACATCGGCACACCAGTATCGCTTATCTGGTGTTCTGGACCTCAATGAAACCATCTTAAAGAAATCTCTTCAAATTGCACTAAAACGAGTGACTTCCAGATGA